One window of Gemmatimonadaceae bacterium genomic DNA carries:
- the menA gene encoding 1,4-dihydroxy-2-naphthoate octaprenyltransferase has protein sequence MTAPTPPQPTTIDESRHRIREALLAARKVAVGTHAGEEVRVRMMHPGAWIPDDEMARPIIYLASMKNDPKVREMTTRPEVALLLHESPTGEEHTSWEMEVTGRAEVVRDPAERERAKAATMRTSSIVQYLESVGQTDILAFMRVTPRFIKHRVFGEIVSGRPPSIIDFGDAYADREGDASLLRRRLGVWKETIRWASLTASMASVAVGIAAAFATAGTVRWGWAILTLIAAVSLQACTNIKNDLDDQVTGADDRNRTPVLGFTGGSRVMQRGLATRGELLVAMLVFGVLSTSIGIYFALAGRPAVLLFGLAGLIIGFAYTGPPFRLANRGLGEVAVGVAFGVGIVCGSAYVQAGFIPSIALWASIPVSVLVGLLLFINGFQDSESDDEVAKRTAVVRLGRERASRVYPVIAGAATLALIAFVVSGVLPAFALLGLVGVPLFIKAAAVARRSFNEPMELVPANAYTAVGHLASALGLAIGLIWSGVGGGINAALIAVALMGVLVILYYNRSIGRLARAFHGVKDAVAKT, from the coding sequence ATGACCGCACCGACGCCTCCGCAGCCCACTACCATAGATGAATCCCGCCATCGCATCCGCGAAGCGCTTCTAGCGGCGCGCAAGGTCGCTGTCGGCACTCATGCGGGAGAGGAGGTCCGCGTCCGGATGATGCACCCCGGGGCCTGGATCCCCGACGATGAAATGGCTCGGCCGATCATCTACCTCGCGTCAATGAAGAACGACCCCAAGGTTCGCGAAATGACGACGCGTCCCGAGGTCGCGCTTCTGCTGCACGAATCGCCGACCGGCGAGGAGCACACGAGCTGGGAGATGGAAGTGACGGGCCGCGCGGAGGTCGTGCGCGATCCCGCCGAGCGGGAGCGGGCGAAGGCGGCGACGATGCGGACATCGTCAATCGTGCAGTACCTCGAGTCCGTCGGCCAGACCGATATCCTGGCTTTCATGCGCGTCACGCCGCGCTTCATCAAGCACCGAGTCTTTGGTGAGATCGTGTCAGGCCGCCCGCCTTCCATCATCGACTTCGGCGACGCATACGCGGATCGTGAAGGCGATGCATCTCTGCTCCGCAGACGGCTTGGCGTATGGAAGGAGACGATCAGGTGGGCATCGCTTACTGCGAGCATGGCGTCGGTCGCTGTGGGAATCGCGGCCGCATTCGCAACGGCGGGAACCGTGCGCTGGGGATGGGCGATCCTGACTCTGATCGCCGCTGTATCGCTTCAGGCGTGCACCAACATCAAGAACGACCTCGACGATCAAGTCACAGGAGCCGACGACAGGAATCGGACGCCGGTGCTTGGGTTTACAGGCGGATCGCGCGTGATGCAGCGCGGGCTTGCAACTCGTGGAGAGCTGCTGGTCGCGATGCTGGTGTTCGGCGTGCTGAGCACGTCTATCGGGATCTACTTCGCGCTCGCCGGACGTCCCGCCGTGCTGCTCTTCGGCCTCGCTGGTCTGATCATCGGCTTCGCCTACACCGGCCCCCCGTTCCGTCTCGCGAACCGCGGCCTCGGTGAAGTGGCGGTCGGCGTCGCGTTCGGCGTGGGAATCGTCTGCGGCAGCGCGTACGTGCAGGCGGGATTCATTCCTTCGATCGCGCTCTGGGCGTCGATTCCGGTATCGGTGCTGGTGGGACTGCTGCTCTTCATCAACGGATTCCAGGACTCGGAGAGCGATGACGAAGTCGCGAAGAGGACGGCCGTCGTTCGGCTCGGGCGGGAGCGCGCGAGCAGGGTGTATCCTGTGATCGCGGGCGCGGCGACGCTGGCGCTGATCGCCTTCGTGGTTTCCGGTGTGCTGCCGGCGTTTGCGCTCCTCGGCCTCGTCGGCGTTCCACTCTTCATCAAGGCCGCCGCCGTTGCACGGCGCAGCTTTAACGAGCCGATGGAGCTCGTGCCGGCAAATGCCTACACGGCAGTCGGGCACCTCGCGAGCGCACTCGGCCTCGCGATCGGTCTCATCTGGTCGGGCGTGGGCGGCGGAATCAATGCCGCATTGATCGCGGTGGCGCTGATGGGCGTGCTCGTCATTCTCTACTACAACCGATCGATCGGCCGGCTTGCTCGCGCGTTCCATGGTGTGAAGGACGCGGTCGCAAAGACATGA
- a CDS encoding nucleoside deaminase, protein MMRDETHPAVHIEYPAWVDDVVEWDRAYRTDEDRMQLAIAVARANVEAGTGGPFGAAIYESESGRLVSVGMNSVVRLNNCTLHGEMMAFMMAQQRLGSFTLKASGLPRHEMHTSCEPCAMCLGTTLWSGVQRLVCGAAREDASLLNFEEGPVFPESYRYLEERGIEIVHNVMRGEARAVLELYRKKNGRIYNG, encoded by the coding sequence ATGATGAGAGACGAAACCCATCCTGCGGTCCATATCGAGTACCCTGCATGGGTGGACGATGTGGTCGAATGGGACCGCGCTTATCGCACCGACGAGGATCGAATGCAGCTCGCGATCGCCGTCGCGCGCGCCAATGTCGAGGCCGGTACGGGCGGGCCTTTCGGAGCCGCAATCTACGAGTCCGAATCCGGACGCCTTGTGTCAGTCGGGATGAACAGTGTCGTGCGCCTCAACAACTGCACGCTCCACGGCGAAATGATGGCATTCATGATGGCGCAGCAGCGGCTCGGGTCGTTCACGCTCAAGGCGTCCGGCCTGCCCAGACATGAAATGCACACGTCGTGCGAGCCATGCGCCATGTGCCTCGGCACGACGCTATGGAGCGGCGTGCAGCGTCTGGTCTGCGGCGCGGCGCGCGAAGACGCATCCCTGCTCAACTTCGAGGAAGGCCCGGTGTTCCCCGAGTCATACCGCTACCTCGAGGAACGCGGGATCGAGATAGTGCACAACGTGATGCGCGGCGAGGCGAGAGCAGTGCTCGAGCTTTACCGCAAGAAGAACGGAAGGATCTACAACGGATGA
- a CDS encoding FAD binding domain-containing protein, whose amino-acid sequence MRTAVSEIDLRTASSLDEALGILKAERRTPVAGATDVYVALNFGTFAPRKFLDIWQLDELRTISMHGDTLVIGALTSYTSLIQSHIVGERVPMLVKAARLVGGVQIQNRGTLGGNVANGSPAADGVPVLAAADAVIVLRSTDGERHVPITSFYTGYRTTVMRADELIVAIEILPIEGKQWFRKVGTRAAQAISKIVMAAVRAPLPRIALGSVAATVVRLPETERALAAGVSAEDAAEILGHEISPIDDVRSTADYRRRVAQNLLRRFWAETG is encoded by the coding sequence ATGAGGACCGCGGTCTCGGAGATCGACCTGCGCACCGCGTCGTCGCTCGACGAGGCGCTCGGCATTCTGAAGGCAGAGAGGCGCACGCCCGTCGCGGGGGCAACAGACGTGTACGTCGCGCTCAACTTCGGAACCTTCGCGCCGCGGAAGTTCCTCGACATCTGGCAGCTCGATGAGCTGCGCACGATCTCGATGCATGGCGATACGCTCGTCATCGGAGCGCTCACGAGCTACACCTCTCTGATACAGTCGCACATCGTGGGCGAGCGGGTACCGATGCTCGTCAAGGCGGCGCGGCTCGTAGGAGGAGTGCAGATACAGAACCGCGGGACGCTCGGTGGCAACGTCGCCAACGGATCGCCTGCTGCCGACGGCGTGCCAGTTCTTGCTGCCGCGGACGCGGTGATCGTACTGCGCAGTACCGATGGAGAGCGGCATGTTCCGATCACCAGCTTCTACACCGGATACCGCACGACCGTAATGCGGGCCGACGAGCTGATAGTGGCGATCGAGATACTGCCGATAGAAGGCAAGCAGTGGTTCCGGAAGGTTGGCACGCGGGCGGCTCAGGCAATTTCCAAGATCGTGATGGCGGCCGTGCGAGCACCGTTACCGCGCATCGCACTCGGAAGTGTGGCTGCTACAGTGGTGCGTCTGCCCGAGACCGAGCGGGCGCTCGCCGCCGGCGTGAGCGCCGAGGACGCGGCGGAGATTCTGGGGCACGAGATCTCGCCGATAGATGACGTGAGATCAACTGCCGACTACCGTCGTCGCGTTGCGCAGAATCTACTGCGCCGCTTCTGGGCCGAGACCGGCTGA
- a CDS encoding (2Fe-2S)-binding protein, whose protein sequence is MTRFTLNGETIEVKAHPAARLLDVLREECHLTGTKEGCGEGECGACTVLVDGEPVCSCIIPVAQVRGTEVTTIEGLGGNHPLQHLFMNEVGAQCGICTPGMIMAACTLGPEPTLDDVKTALAGNLCRCTGYSAIYRAVLKWRGMPEPVVE, encoded by the coding sequence ATGACGCGATTCACGCTGAACGGCGAGACCATTGAAGTCAAAGCTCATCCTGCCGCGCGCCTGCTCGACGTGCTGCGCGAGGAATGCCATCTCACGGGAACCAAGGAAGGCTGCGGCGAAGGAGAGTGCGGCGCGTGCACGGTTCTGGTGGATGGAGAGCCGGTGTGCTCCTGCATCATTCCAGTCGCACAGGTAAGGGGCACTGAAGTCACCACGATCGAAGGGCTTGGCGGTAATCATCCACTTCAGCATCTCTTCATGAACGAAGTCGGTGCGCAGTGCGGCATCTGCACGCCCGGGATGATCATGGCGGCGTGCACTCTGGGACCCGAGCCCACGCTCGACGACGTGAAGACGGCGCTTGCCGGCAATCTCTGCCGTTGCACCGGCTACTCGGCCATCTATCGCGCCGTGCTCAAATGGCGCGGCATGCCGGAGCCGGTGGTCGAATGA